One stretch of Burkholderia pyrrocinia DNA includes these proteins:
- a CDS encoding beta-ketoacyl-[acyl-carrier-protein] synthase family protein — MNPTQAPVYLSALGMVNALGGSVDEIAAALCTGVSPGMGPHAAEPSRGWVGQVRSPLDIAPPAQLTHFDCRNNRLLLAALAQIAPAVDAVVARYGPRRIGVVIGTSTSGIRAAEDAFAQRAATGAMPPGFDYRQMEIGTAAPFVRAALGLAGPAYTVSTACTSSAKAFAAARRLLRLNLCDAVIVGGADSLCEMTLQGFASLESVSPTRTNPMSRNRCGITIGEGAAVFVMSRDEAAVRLAGVGESSDAHHISAPDPAGLGAEDALRAALADAGVTPSAIGYVNLHATATRLNDEMEARVTARVFPAGVPASGTKPLTGHLLGAAGATELGFGWLTLARGVSLPAHVWDGDADPALPALDLVQTERRLAGDASGQYVMSNSFAFGGSNASLILGS; from the coding sequence ATGAACCCGACACAGGCGCCCGTCTATCTGTCGGCACTCGGCATGGTCAATGCGCTCGGCGGGTCCGTCGACGAGATCGCCGCAGCACTTTGCACCGGCGTGTCGCCAGGCATGGGCCCGCACGCGGCAGAACCCTCCCGCGGCTGGGTCGGGCAGGTGCGCTCGCCGCTCGATATCGCGCCGCCCGCGCAACTGACGCATTTCGACTGCCGCAACAACCGCCTGCTGCTGGCCGCGCTCGCGCAGATCGCGCCTGCCGTCGATGCGGTGGTGGCGCGTTACGGGCCGCGCCGGATCGGCGTCGTGATCGGCACCAGCACGTCCGGCATCCGCGCGGCCGAAGACGCGTTCGCGCAGCGAGCGGCGACCGGCGCGATGCCGCCCGGATTCGATTACCGGCAGATGGAGATCGGGACCGCCGCACCGTTCGTGCGGGCGGCGCTGGGCCTGGCAGGACCGGCCTATACGGTGTCGACAGCCTGCACGTCGAGCGCGAAGGCGTTCGCGGCGGCGCGTCGCCTGCTGCGCCTGAACCTGTGCGATGCGGTGATCGTCGGCGGCGCGGATTCGCTGTGCGAGATGACGTTGCAAGGCTTTGCGTCGCTCGAATCGGTCAGCCCGACGCGGACCAACCCGATGAGCCGTAACCGATGCGGGATCACCATCGGCGAAGGCGCGGCCGTGTTCGTAATGAGCCGCGACGAAGCCGCGGTGCGGCTTGCCGGTGTCGGCGAATCGAGCGACGCGCATCACATCTCGGCACCGGACCCGGCCGGACTCGGCGCCGAGGACGCGCTGCGCGCGGCGCTCGCCGATGCGGGCGTGACGCCGTCCGCGATCGGCTACGTGAACCTGCATGCGACGGCAACGCGCCTGAACGACGAGATGGAAGCGCGCGTGACCGCGCGGGTGTTTCCCGCCGGCGTACCCGCGAGCGGAACGAAGCCGCTCACGGGGCACCTGCTCGGCGCGGCGGGCGCGACCGAACTCGGATTCGGCTGGTTGACGCTCGCGCGCGGGGTGTCGCTGCCGGCGCACGTTTGGGACGGCGACGCTGATCCGGCGTTGCCGGCGCTGGATCTCGTACAAACGGAACGCCGGCTGGCCGGCGATGCATCGGGACAGTATGTGATGAGCAATTCGTTCGCTTTCGGCGGCAGCAATGCCAGCCTGATCTTGGGGAGCTGA
- a CDS encoding beta-ketoacyl-ACP synthase — protein MKRVVVTGMGGVTAFGETWPEIEARLRGGRNAVQRMQEWDCYESLHTRLACPLPGFAAPAWYPRKKTRSMGPVSLYAVRASELALADAGLADDPSIKDGRMGVAYGSSSGSVEPIRAFGTMLETGSMRDVTSNSYVQMMPHTTAVNVSLFWDLKGRIVPASSACASGSQAIGYAYEAIAAGKQALMLAGGAEELSGPAVAVFDTLYATSTRNDAAALTPRPFDVGRDGLVVGEGAATLVLEEYEHALARGATIHAEIVGFGCNSDGGHITQPTAETMAIAMRLALRDASLDPAAIAYVNAHGTSTDRGDVAESHATASVFGENMPISSLKSYVGHTLGACGALEAWWTIEMMKRNWYVPTLNLDNVDPACASLDYIVGGARAIDAEFAMSNNFAFGGINTSLIFRRGVA, from the coding sequence ATGAAGCGAGTCGTCGTGACGGGAATGGGCGGCGTGACCGCTTTCGGCGAAACATGGCCGGAAATCGAGGCGCGCCTGCGTGGCGGGCGCAACGCGGTGCAGCGCATGCAGGAGTGGGACTGCTACGAGTCGCTGCATACGCGGCTCGCGTGTCCGTTGCCGGGTTTCGCGGCGCCGGCATGGTACCCGCGCAAGAAGACCCGGTCGATGGGGCCGGTGTCGCTGTATGCGGTGCGGGCGAGCGAACTCGCGCTCGCCGATGCCGGGCTCGCTGACGATCCGTCGATCAAGGACGGCCGGATGGGCGTCGCTTACGGCTCGTCGTCGGGTTCGGTCGAGCCGATCCGCGCGTTCGGCACGATGCTCGAGACCGGCTCGATGCGCGACGTGACGTCGAACAGCTACGTGCAGATGATGCCGCATACGACGGCCGTCAACGTCAGCCTGTTCTGGGATCTGAAGGGCCGCATCGTGCCGGCGTCGTCGGCGTGCGCGTCCGGCAGCCAGGCGATCGGTTACGCCTACGAGGCGATCGCGGCCGGCAAGCAGGCACTGATGCTCGCAGGCGGGGCCGAAGAGTTGTCGGGGCCGGCCGTCGCAGTGTTCGACACGCTGTATGCCACCAGTACGCGCAACGATGCCGCCGCACTGACGCCGCGGCCGTTCGACGTCGGCCGCGACGGTCTGGTCGTCGGGGAAGGGGCTGCGACGCTGGTGCTCGAGGAATACGAACATGCGCTCGCGCGTGGCGCGACGATCCATGCCGAGATCGTCGGCTTCGGCTGCAATTCGGACGGCGGACACATTACGCAGCCGACCGCCGAAACGATGGCGATCGCGATGCGGCTTGCGCTGCGCGACGCGTCGCTCGATCCGGCGGCGATCGCGTACGTGAATGCGCACGGCACGTCGACCGATCGCGGCGATGTCGCCGAGAGTCATGCGACGGCATCGGTGTTCGGCGAAAACATGCCGATCAGTTCGCTGAAGAGCTATGTCGGTCATACGCTCGGCGCGTGCGGCGCGCTCGAGGCGTGGTGGACGATCGAGATGATGAAGCGCAACTGGTACGTGCCGACGCTCAACCTCGATAACGTCGATCCGGCTTGCGCTTCGCTCGACTACATCGTCGGCGGCGCGCGCGCGATCGACGCGGAGTTCGCGATGAGCAACAACTTCGCCTTCGGCGGGATCAACACGTCGTTGATCTTCCGCAGGGGCGTCGCGTGA
- a CDS encoding 3-ketoacyl-ACP reductase FabG2 — MTRRVLVTGASRGIGRAVAMRLASDGFSVTVHCRSGRDQAEAVAAAIREQGGTAGVLQFDVRDRTACRQQLEADVAANGAYYGIVCSAGVTRDGAFPALTDEDWDVVIETGLDGFYNVVHPLTMPMVRLRAGGRIVTIASVSGVMGNRGQVNYSAAKAGLIGATKALAVELASRRITVNCVAPGLVDTGMLDDVPLEHALQTVPMGRVGQPDEVAAVVGFLMSDAATYVTRQVIGVNGGMV, encoded by the coding sequence ATGACTCGGCGAGTACTCGTGACCGGCGCGAGCCGCGGTATCGGCCGGGCCGTTGCCATGCGCCTCGCGTCGGACGGCTTCTCCGTGACGGTTCACTGTCGCAGCGGTCGCGACCAGGCGGAAGCCGTCGCGGCCGCGATCCGCGAGCAGGGCGGCACGGCGGGCGTGCTGCAGTTCGACGTGCGCGACCGCACGGCCTGTCGGCAGCAGCTCGAGGCTGACGTGGCAGCGAACGGCGCGTACTACGGCATCGTGTGCAGCGCCGGCGTCACGCGCGACGGCGCGTTTCCCGCGCTGACGGACGAGGACTGGGACGTCGTGATCGAAACCGGGCTGGACGGGTTCTACAACGTCGTCCATCCACTGACGATGCCGATGGTGCGGCTGCGCGCCGGGGGCCGCATCGTGACGATCGCGTCGGTATCGGGCGTCATGGGCAATCGCGGACAAGTCAACTACAGCGCGGCGAAGGCCGGGTTGATCGGTGCGACGAAGGCGCTCGCGGTCGAACTGGCGTCGCGACGCATCACGGTCAATTGCGTTGCCCCCGGCCTCGTCGACACCGGCATGCTCGATGACGTACCGCTCGAGCACGCGCTGCAGACCGTGCCGATGGGACGTGTCGGCCAGCCCGACGAAGTGGCGGCGGTGGTCGGATTCCTGATGTCCGATGCGGCGACCTATGTGACGCGGCAAGTGATCGGCGTCAACGGCGGGATGGTGTGA
- a CDS encoding hotdog family protein, whose amino-acid sequence MQTGSLTETLHDGAEIAVCDVLDVLPHRGTMLLLDAIERCSETAIEVAASVRDDAWYAGDDGAMPAWIGIELMAQAIAAHVGLLARHAGGRAKPGVLLGANRYTAHRAAFDAGTALRITARELLRGDEGHGAYECAIHAGDRCCAEAIVKVYQPDDFQSFIEGSFNS is encoded by the coding sequence ATGCAGACCGGTTCGCTCACCGAAACGTTGCACGACGGTGCGGAGATCGCCGTTTGCGACGTGCTCGACGTGCTGCCGCATCGCGGCACGATGTTGCTGCTCGACGCGATCGAACGCTGTTCGGAAACGGCGATCGAGGTGGCCGCGAGCGTGCGCGACGATGCCTGGTATGCCGGCGACGACGGTGCGATGCCGGCGTGGATCGGTATCGAGTTGATGGCGCAGGCGATTGCCGCGCACGTCGGGTTGCTCGCACGGCATGCGGGCGGGCGCGCGAAACCGGGCGTGCTGCTCGGCGCGAACCGGTACACCGCGCATCGGGCGGCGTTCGACGCCGGCACGGCATTGCGGATCACCGCGCGCGAATTGCTGCGCGGCGACGAAGGGCACGGCGCCTACGAATGCGCGATCCATGCAGGCGATCGGTGCTGCGCGGAGGCGATCGTCAAGGTGTACCAGCCGGACGATTTTCAGTCTTTTATCGAAGGGAGTTTCAACTCATGA